One genomic window of Candidatus Pseudobacter hemicellulosilyticus includes the following:
- a CDS encoding DUF3823 domain-containing protein, whose amino-acid sequence MNVFKIVGALLVLFLVAGSCAKDNYDSPGSVFTGQFTYKGQPLPWNGNNDDANILQLYQHGFGKSGGAINVRTTDEGQFNALLFDGEYRVIPRNIIYPFVWDNWPRKSGGSLDTLSVAINGPTHLDIPVTPYFEITDVSYAVEGTNLAATFRISQVIGGAAVKNAYCYLGTTQLVNKSTQVSQQVAVTDISQPITIRIPISRYRTAYINNSRPYGFLRVALETDVSTEYLWSPVAKVEGLPVEFKEVTEEYMKNYKQPFTIQQWFDGRRGKVQDWLVTASLEPTMFDGWSDRLFMGAENWCGGNGLSGAAWQTTQLPAGKYVFTGRRGWNAGDLNGGLDRAFLVVSRTSQLEVEGANLIARADLASPGNSQSLSVDFELTEPTQVSLGYAVNFRPNECNAVSFISFTILKVE is encoded by the coding sequence ATGAACGTATTCAAAATAGTTGGCGCGCTTCTGGTCCTGTTCCTGGTAGCAGGGTCCTGCGCTAAAGATAATTACGACAGTCCCGGTTCCGTATTTACCGGACAGTTCACATACAAAGGGCAGCCGCTTCCCTGGAACGGCAATAATGATGACGCCAATATCCTGCAGCTGTACCAGCATGGCTTTGGTAAATCCGGCGGCGCTATCAATGTGCGCACCACCGATGAGGGGCAGTTCAATGCCCTGCTGTTTGATGGCGAGTACCGCGTTATTCCCCGCAATATTATCTATCCATTTGTGTGGGACAACTGGCCCCGGAAATCCGGTGGCTCGCTGGATACCTTGTCTGTGGCTATCAATGGCCCCACCCACCTGGATATTCCGGTAACGCCGTATTTTGAGATCACGGATGTATCGTATGCCGTGGAAGGCACTAACCTGGCGGCTACTTTCCGGATCAGCCAGGTGATTGGTGGCGCTGCTGTGAAGAATGCCTATTGCTACCTGGGCACCACGCAGCTGGTGAACAAAAGTACGCAGGTGAGCCAGCAGGTGGCAGTGACGGATATCAGCCAGCCCATCACCATCCGCATTCCTATATCCAGGTACCGGACGGCCTATATCAATAACAGCCGGCCCTACGGATTCCTGCGGGTGGCGCTGGAAACGGATGTCTCTACAGAATACCTGTGGTCGCCCGTAGCTAAGGTGGAAGGACTGCCGGTGGAATTTAAAGAGGTGACAGAAGAATACATGAAAAATTATAAACAGCCATTCACTATCCAGCAGTGGTTTGATGGCCGGCGGGGTAAGGTGCAGGACTGGCTGGTGACGGCATCGCTGGAACCTACCATGTTTGATGGCTGGAGTGATCGCCTTTTCATGGGCGCAGAGAACTGGTGCGGCGGCAATGGCCTGTCGGGCGCCGCCTGGCAAACCACGCAATTACCTGCCGGTAAATATGTGTTTACAGGTCGCAGGGGTTGGAACGCCGGTGACCTGAATGGTGGGCTGGACCGGGCATTCCTGGTGGTATCCAGGACCAGTCAGCTGGAAGTGGAAGGCGCTAATCTTATTGCGCGTGCCGATCTTGCATCACCCGGCAATTCACAGAGCCTGTCCGTGGATTTTGAACTCACCGAACCTACGCAGGTGAGCCTGGGTTATGCCGTTAATTTCAGACCCAATGAATGCAATGCCGTCTCATTTATCAGCTTTACGATCTTAAAGGTAGAATAA
- a CDS encoding RagB/SusD family nutrient uptake outer membrane protein: MKKVRNYIGLVFLLLAILPGCSKWMDRDSRDILTEDQAFSSYDGVNSIIAGFYSRLRDEQDFITDGNSEDINRWDEALRGTGVYNQLDYGIGYRTYWDYTLIRDINVFLRDLEEKGSQLRDTDKKFFHAEGRFLRAYVYFELVKRMGGVPLVTEVFDYTAGAKAEDYTRPRAKESEVYDFIGSEVDAIKEDLVTASPAANRASKGAALALKSRTMLYAATIAKYTPDRPALNLTTPGGEVGIDAQKANDYFRSSLAASEELLLLNYSLYNAHTDKATNFYEMGIRKTSNPELIFIKDYDGVQLLNQFTGRNIARSIRSTAIGGSLTNPVLNLLEDYEKLDNTEAAFVTLQSGSETVEDMNSNSSALNYKVYDNAGDIFLDRDPRLQGTVLAPGSSFKGKNLQFWAGLAVWNAGTGGYDFRYVQQMNDLLSTNNQLKYYDGRQITGDDGPHRSSDDVSHTGFLLRKYVDQEAGADVAGKSTVAYIRFRLGEIYLNAAEAAFELNEPAKALGWIRDLRRRAGFPVDITSVTLEAIRHERRVELAFEDHRFYDAKRWRIADQLWDGGAGNEHAVLRVLWPYKVYRPGHASDGKWIYRRMKAIKRVNPLRFLAGNYYSEIPADAISRNPLLVKNPNH, translated from the coding sequence ATGAAAAAAGTAAGAAACTATATAGGACTTGTATTCCTTCTCCTGGCAATATTGCCCGGCTGTTCCAAATGGATGGACCGGGATTCCCGGGATATCCTGACAGAAGACCAGGCCTTCTCTTCCTATGACGGCGTGAACAGTATCATAGCCGGGTTCTATTCCCGCCTGCGGGATGAGCAGGATTTTATCACTGATGGTAATTCAGAAGATATCAACCGCTGGGATGAAGCCCTGCGTGGCACCGGTGTATACAACCAGCTGGACTACGGCATTGGCTATCGTACCTATTGGGACTATACCCTTATTCGGGATATCAATGTGTTCCTGCGCGACCTGGAAGAAAAGGGTAGCCAGCTGCGGGATACCGATAAGAAATTCTTCCATGCTGAAGGCCGCTTTCTTCGGGCCTATGTATACTTTGAGCTGGTCAAACGCATGGGCGGCGTGCCCCTGGTCACGGAAGTATTTGACTATACCGCCGGCGCCAAAGCGGAGGATTATACCAGGCCCCGCGCTAAAGAATCCGAGGTCTATGATTTTATTGGATCAGAGGTGGATGCTATCAAAGAGGACCTGGTTACTGCAAGCCCCGCTGCTAACAGGGCTTCCAAAGGAGCAGCCCTGGCGCTGAAGTCAAGGACTATGCTGTATGCTGCTACTATTGCCAAATACACGCCGGACAGACCGGCGCTGAATCTCACCACACCCGGCGGTGAAGTGGGCATTGATGCACAAAAGGCCAATGACTATTTCCGCAGTTCGCTGGCTGCCTCAGAAGAGCTGCTGTTGCTGAATTACAGCCTGTACAATGCGCATACTGATAAGGCCACCAATTTTTATGAGATGGGCATCCGCAAGACCAGCAACCCGGAGCTGATCTTTATAAAAGACTATGACGGGGTGCAGCTGCTCAACCAGTTCACCGGCAGGAATATTGCCCGCTCTATCCGGTCTACAGCTATCGGTGGGTCACTCACCAACCCGGTGCTGAACCTGCTGGAAGATTATGAAAAGCTGGACAATACGGAAGCAGCCTTCGTGACGCTGCAAAGCGGCAGCGAGACCGTGGAAGATATGAACAGCAACAGTTCTGCGCTGAACTATAAAGTATATGATAATGCCGGGGATATTTTCCTCGATCGGGATCCTCGCCTCCAGGGCACGGTACTGGCCCCTGGTTCGTCCTTTAAAGGAAAAAATCTTCAGTTCTGGGCGGGCCTGGCTGTCTGGAATGCAGGTACTGGCGGTTATGATTTCCGGTATGTACAGCAGATGAACGACCTGCTCAGCACCAATAACCAGCTGAAATATTATGATGGCCGGCAGATCACCGGGGACGATGGTCCGCACCGCAGCAGTGATGATGTGTCGCATACGGGTTTCCTGCTCCGCAAATATGTAGACCAGGAAGCAGGTGCCGACGTGGCCGGAAAAAGTACGGTGGCGTATATACGCTTCCGGCTGGGTGAGATCTACCTCAATGCGGCCGAAGCTGCCTTTGAATTGAACGAACCCGCCAAAGCGTTGGGCTGGATCCGTGACCTGCGCCGCAGGGCAGGCTTCCCCGTGGATATAACCAGTGTTACGTTGGAAGCTATCCGCCATGAGCGCCGGGTGGAGCTGGCTTTTGAGGACCATCGTTTCTATGATGCCAAAAGATGGCGCATTGCCGACCAGTTATGGGATGGCGGCGCCGGCAATGAGCATGCCGTGCTGCGGGTGTTATGGCCTTACAAGGTCTACAGGCCGGGCCATGCCAGTGATGGCAAATGGATCTATCGCCGGATGAAAGCCATCAAAAGGGTAAATCCGCTGCGCTTCCTGGCTGGCAACTACTATTCGGAGATCCCAGCCGATGCTATCAGCCGCAACCCGCTCCTGGTCAAGAATCCCAATCATTGA
- a CDS encoding TonB-dependent receptor, translating to MKKKPNDCAPKRSSQAPLALRLVALLCFLLCSRLLPAQTSPLVRGTVSDEEGNKLQGVSVFVKSTGRGVATNEEGVFSVPVNNPEQDTLVFTYTGYLTKEVPVKGKTLLNQVLTKSGTSMDEVIVVGYGTQKKGDVTASISTIKSGDISRSTAVNTASALVGKVSGISNRTSQGTPGSTTNLQIRNLGTPLYVIDGVIKDESQFNNLDMHDIESISVVKDGAAAIYGVKAANGVILVKTKRGATGKATINFNSYTGWQTWTRFPELASAYDWVRATYEGQVNSGVYTGNPDETRAELEKWRTGYYDPATGEDYRGYDWSQYARKNVPQNYVSMNASGGSDKVNYYVSLSGISQDAVFKDFKYERRNFQGNMDAKITKRLTFGMSLNGRIETRDNPGLVGDDDYYGARYGLYRNPPTYRPYANDNELYPNRLPDPATNHALMSKDISGFYDEKWRVLQGNWDVRYETPIPGLTAKMLYSYYYANKRRDNFEKSWQAYTYNPATDNYDITYTKPDSWLQKDNENVEENLYQFSLNYDRTFNKVHKVSAVAVSEFFERKSNRLRIGQSPAVSNFIPVIYYTEKTIQYLDDWAAEYATIGFSGRLRYDYASRYYIGFSGRYDGSWKFPTNKRWGFFPSVEAGWRISGEEFFKNSPLYDIFNEVKLRASYGEMGDDNIAGYADYAYVGGYTFNQGAAVINPNSGAVIGSQSRGIPITNVTWITSKMMNIGLDFGLLNNKLTASVDGFYRKREGMPGVRTEALLPLEAGFNAPMETLPNTDMHIGIDGMITWRDKIGAVNYTAGVNATFARHRIGDRYGEIYFNSWDKYRWATQDRWANVYGGANTWAAEVIGRFTSQEQIDNYPVIHDEQGNRTVLPGDFIYKDINGDGRIDGYDERPLGYGEGLPYFTFGINLGAEWKGFDIAADFAGATMQTIVLDLEAKWPFQNGGNSPAYILNDRWHRADVLDPNSEWIEGRWPAIRTVDIWGSGGSYRRWNSFFMNNTRYLRLKNLQVGYTIPRVLTNRINIERVRFYFLGTNLFSFDNMRSRGLDPEQGSRAGFDYPQHRIITLGLQVTL from the coding sequence ATGAAAAAAAAACCCAATGATTGCGCGCCAAAAAGAAGTAGCCAGGCCCCGCTGGCGCTCCGGCTGGTTGCCCTGCTTTGCTTCCTGCTCTGCTCCCGGCTGCTGCCCGCCCAGACCAGTCCCCTGGTCCGCGGGACAGTATCCGATGAGGAAGGTAACAAGCTCCAGGGCGTCAGCGTATTTGTCAAAAGCACGGGTCGCGGCGTAGCCACCAATGAAGAAGGGGTATTCAGTGTTCCGGTCAATAACCCGGAGCAGGATACCCTGGTCTTTACCTATACCGGTTACCTGACCAAAGAAGTACCGGTAAAAGGTAAGACCCTGCTCAACCAGGTACTTACCAAGTCCGGCACTTCCATGGATGAAGTGATTGTGGTGGGCTATGGTACCCAGAAGAAAGGCGATGTGACGGCTTCCATCAGTACTATTAAATCCGGTGATATCTCCCGGAGTACCGCCGTTAATACTGCTTCAGCATTGGTGGGTAAGGTATCAGGGATCAGTAACCGTACTTCACAGGGTACTCCTGGTTCTACCACTAATCTCCAGATCCGTAATCTCGGCACGCCGCTCTATGTAATAGATGGGGTGATCAAGGATGAAAGCCAGTTCAATAACCTGGATATGCATGATATTGAAAGCATCTCCGTGGTCAAGGACGGCGCCGCTGCCATATATGGGGTGAAAGCCGCCAATGGCGTGATCCTGGTCAAGACCAAGCGGGGCGCTACCGGCAAGGCTACTATTAATTTCAACAGCTATACCGGTTGGCAGACCTGGACCCGCTTCCCGGAACTGGCTTCGGCCTACGACTGGGTACGAGCCACCTATGAAGGACAGGTGAACTCCGGTGTATATACCGGCAACCCGGATGAAACCCGCGCCGAACTGGAAAAATGGCGCACGGGGTATTATGATCCGGCAACAGGAGAGGATTATCGCGGGTACGACTGGTCCCAGTACGCCCGCAAGAATGTACCGCAAAATTATGTCAGCATGAATGCCTCCGGTGGTAGCGATAAAGTGAACTACTATGTATCACTGAGTGGTATCTCCCAGGATGCCGTGTTCAAGGATTTTAAATATGAACGCCGCAATTTTCAGGGTAATATGGATGCCAAGATCACGAAGCGACTGACCTTCGGTATGTCGCTCAACGGCCGTATTGAAACCCGCGACAATCCCGGGCTGGTGGGCGATGACGACTACTATGGCGCCCGCTATGGTCTGTACCGCAACCCGCCAACTTACAGGCCCTATGCCAACGACAATGAGCTGTATCCCAATCGCCTCCCTGATCCTGCCACCAACCATGCCTTGATGAGCAAGGATATTTCCGGTTTCTATGATGAAAAATGGCGCGTACTGCAAGGCAACTGGGATGTCCGCTATGAAACGCCGATCCCCGGCCTGACCGCCAAAATGCTTTACTCTTATTATTATGCCAACAAACGCCGGGACAATTTTGAAAAATCCTGGCAGGCCTATACCTATAACCCCGCTACTGATAACTATGATATCACCTACACCAAACCGGATTCCTGGTTGCAGAAGGACAATGAGAATGTGGAGGAGAACCTGTACCAGTTTTCGCTGAACTACGACAGGACCTTCAATAAGGTACACAAGGTCTCTGCCGTGGCGGTGTCTGAATTTTTTGAAAGAAAGTCCAACCGCCTGCGCATTGGCCAGAGCCCCGCAGTGAGCAATTTTATTCCGGTGATCTATTATACGGAGAAAACGATCCAGTACCTGGACGACTGGGCCGCAGAATACGCCACCATCGGCTTTTCCGGCCGCCTGCGCTATGACTATGCTAGCAGGTATTATATCGGGTTCTCCGGTCGCTATGACGGTTCCTGGAAATTCCCCACCAACAAACGCTGGGGTTTCTTCCCCTCAGTAGAGGCCGGCTGGCGTATCTCGGGTGAAGAGTTCTTCAAGAACAGCCCGCTCTATGATATCTTCAACGAGGTGAAACTCCGTGCCTCCTATGGCGAAATGGGGGATGATAATATTGCCGGTTATGCCGACTATGCCTATGTAGGCGGATATACTTTCAACCAGGGCGCTGCTGTCATCAATCCCAACAGTGGGGCTGTGATCGGCTCACAGTCGCGCGGGATCCCCATCACCAATGTTACCTGGATCACTTCCAAAATGATGAATATCGGCCTGGACTTCGGCCTGCTCAATAACAAGCTCACCGCTTCCGTGGATGGTTTCTACCGCAAGCGGGAAGGCATGCCCGGTGTGCGTACGGAAGCCCTGCTGCCGCTGGAAGCCGGTTTCAATGCGCCGATGGAAACCCTGCCCAATACCGATATGCATATTGGTATTGATGGTATGATCACCTGGCGTGATAAGATCGGTGCGGTCAATTATACTGCCGGTGTCAACGCCACTTTTGCCCGCCACCGGATCGGCGACCGTTATGGTGAGATTTACTTCAACTCCTGGGACAAATACCGCTGGGCTACGCAGGATCGCTGGGCCAACGTATATGGCGGCGCCAATACCTGGGCCGCAGAAGTGATTGGCCGCTTCACTTCACAGGAGCAGATAGATAACTATCCCGTGATCCATGATGAGCAGGGCAACCGTACCGTGCTGCCCGGCGATTTCATCTACAAGGATATTAATGGCGACGGCCGTATTGACGGGTATGATGAACGCCCGCTCGGTTATGGCGAAGGCCTGCCTTATTTCACTTTCGGTATCAACCTGGGCGCTGAATGGAAAGGCTTTGATATTGCGGCCGACTTTGCCGGCGCCACCATGCAGACCATTGTACTGGACCTGGAAGCCAAATGGCCTTTCCAGAACGGCGGTAACAGCCCGGCCTATATTCTCAATGACCGCTGGCACCGGGCTGATGTCCTGGATCCCAACAGTGAATGGATTGAAGGCAGATGGCCTGCCATCCGCACGGTGGATATCTGGGGCAGTGGCGGCAGCTACCGCCGCTGGAACTCTTTCTTCATGAACAATACCCGCTACCTGCGCCTCAAGAACCTGCAGGTGGGCTATACCATCCCCCGGGTACTCACCAACCGGATCAATATTGAAAGAGTGCGGTTCTATTTCCTGGGCACTAACCTGTTCTCCTTTGACAATATGAGATCAAGAGGACTGGATCCGGAGCAGGGAAGTCGCGCCGGCTTTGATTATCCCCAGCATAGGATCATCACCCTCGGTTTGCAGGTAACCCTGTAA
- a CDS encoding PorP/SprF family type IX secretion system membrane protein: MKVLSLIIPLIALAVLRTSAQQYTPPTQYMNLPVFSNPAAATLSAEGAAMASGRWQWAGIEGAPTSFRAGAHLPIGKADLQGGLLLRQDKMAVEKQTDVTAFVALPVQVASETYLSLSIQAGFQEFRGDYSSLDAMDPAFAYNEKRSSALIGAGLMLYKPGRFMVGLSMPAMPVFDGNSLRTPAYYHLLAAGLLPLEGDFQLKPAMQLSYSKTVLFKADFSGSLIYAEQFGAGINGNNYGEFAGLLNFYQGRIGIGYSYQFATGHKVARAFTASSTHELSFRIAFGKEKPGFL, encoded by the coding sequence ATGAAAGTATTGTCGCTCATCATCCCCCTTATTGCCCTGGCGGTCCTACGGACCTCCGCCCAGCAGTACACTCCGCCCACCCAGTACATGAATCTTCCCGTGTTCAGCAATCCGGCTGCCGCCACCCTTTCCGCTGAAGGCGCCGCTATGGCCTCGGGCCGATGGCAGTGGGCCGGAATAGAAGGCGCGCCCACCAGTTTCCGGGCTGGCGCACATCTGCCCATCGGGAAAGCTGACCTGCAGGGTGGCCTGCTGCTACGGCAGGACAAGATGGCCGTTGAAAAACAAACCGATGTCACTGCCTTTGTAGCGTTGCCCGTGCAGGTGGCCAGTGAAACTTATCTCAGCCTGTCCATACAGGCCGGCTTCCAGGAGTTCCGAGGTGATTATTCCAGCCTGGATGCCATGGACCCGGCCTTCGCCTATAATGAAAAACGTAGTTCCGCCCTGATCGGCGCCGGCCTGATGCTGTACAAGCCAGGGAGGTTCATGGTAGGGTTGTCTATGCCGGCCATGCCTGTTTTTGATGGCAACAGCCTGCGAACGCCTGCTTATTATCACCTGCTGGCTGCCGGGCTGCTGCCCCTGGAAGGCGACTTTCAGCTTAAGCCGGCCATGCAGCTCTCCTACAGCAAAACTGTTTTGTTCAAAGCTGACTTCTCCGGCTCCCTGATCTATGCCGAACAATTTGGCGCCGGTATCAATGGCAACAACTATGGAGAGTTTGCCGGTCTGCTCAATTTTTACCAGGGCCGGATCGGGATTGGCTACAGCTACCAGTTTGCTACCGGCCATAAAGTGGCCCGGGCCTTTACTGCTAGCAGCACCCATGAGCTGAGTTTCCGGATAGCATTCGGAAAAGAGAAGCCTGGGTTCCTGTAA